The sequence below is a genomic window from Halosolutus gelatinilyticus.
CAGAAGCTCTTCGAGCATCGACTCCTGGGCGCGGATCGATCGATCGAAGCCGTCGCGCATCGACGAGTTGCCGTAGCCGAGCAGATCCGGTGCGATCGTTCGCCGGTCCTGGGCGATCGCCGGCGCGATATCGCGCCAGAGGAACGACCAGGTCGGGATGCCATGGAGGAAGACGATCGGCGGTTCGTCGCCGCCGGTTTCGGCCTCGTTCCCGGCCTCCGCGCCTGGCCCGTCCTCGTAGTAGGCGACTGCGAGATCGTGGCCGTCGACCGTCACGTCCGCGCGCGTCTGCTGCTCGCTCCAGTCCTCGTGGGCGGTCATAACAGCTGATCGGCGACGATGTTCTTCTGGATCTCGCTGGTCCCCTCGTAGATCTTGGTGATGCGGGCGTCGCGGTAGTAGCGCTCGACGGGGTGGTCGGTGACGTAGCCCGCGCCGCCGTGGACCTGGATCGCCTCGTCCGCGACGTCGACCGCGTGCTCGCTGGCGAACAGTTTGGCCATCGACGCGAACTTCGCCGCGAGTTGGTCGTCGTCCGCCATCGCGTACGTCGCCGCGCGGTAGGTCAGCGACCGGGCCGCCTCGACGTTCGTGGCCATCTCCGCGAGTTTGTGCCGGATCGCCTGGAACTCCGCGATCGGCTGGTCGAACTGCTCGCGCTCCTGGGCGTAGTCGAGCGCCTGATCGAGCGCGGCCTGGGCGGTCCCGACCGCCTGGGCGGCGACGCTGACGCGGCCGGCGGCGAAGAAGTCCATCAACTGGTAGAAGCCGGCATCCTCCGTCCCGATGACGTTCTCCTCGGGCACCCGGACGTCGTCGAGGACGAGTTCCGCGAGGTCGGATGCGCGGATGCCGAGTTTGTTGTCGATCTTCTCCGCGCTGAACCCGTCGAGATCCGTCGGAACGAGGAACGCGCTGATGCCGTCGTGGCCCTCGTCCGGGCTGGTCTTCGCCATGACGACGGCGACGTCGGCGACCGTCCCGTTCGTGATCCACATCTTGGTGCCGTTGATCACGTACTCGTCTCCATCCTGTTCCGCGCGCGTTTCCATTCCGGCGACGTTCGAGCCGTGGGCCGGTTCGCTGATCGCGCTCGCACAGGCCGACTCGCCGCTCGCGATCTTCGGAAGCCACTCCGCTTTCATCCACTCGTCGCCGAATCGGTTGATCATCGTCGAACCGAACGCCCGGCTACCGATCGCGCTCCCGATACCCGGATCCGCGTGCCAGAGCTCCTCGGTGACGACCACGCTCGAGAGGAGGTCCATCCCCGCGCCGCCGTACTCGACGGGGATGCTCGTCCCCACGAGGTCCATCTCCGCGGCTTTCCGGACGAGTTGGTGAGGGTACTCCTTGTTCTCGTCGTGCTCTCGGGCGACGGGTTCGATCTCCTCCCGGCCGAACTCCCGAACCGTCCGGCGGATCGCCCGCTGTTCTTCCGATAGCTGAAACGACATACGCCCACTGCAATTTCCAACAAAAAATAATTTCGGGTGAATCCTATCGATGTTAGGATATACTCATTATATTCAAAGTTGTGGAAAGCGCCGTCCGTTCGGGGCGTCCGACGATCGCGCGGTCGGACGCGGGGGCGACCGAGATCCGACGTTAGGTCTCGGTCGCCCCTAGTCCTCGCCCGACAGCCCCGCCAGCGACTCCTCGCCGATCTCCTCTAGGACGTGCTCGTGGAACGCCTGCAGCGCCGCGCTCTCGTCTTCGGCGAGAACGACGTCGCTCGCCGAGAGGGTCGCAAGCCCGAACGCCCGCGGCGTCGGCGAGTCGACGAGGCGCCGTTCGACGTCGATCTCGCCCGCGTCGATCGCGCCGACGATCTCCGCGATCTCCTCGACGTTGAGTTTGTCCTCCAGGATCTCGCGGTACGTTTCCTCGATGACGGCGAACCCGTCCAGATCCTCGGCGAACCCGAGTAACATTTCGCTGGAGACCTGCTGTTCGCTCGCGGACTTCTCGTAGCCCTTGTAGCGCTTTAAGATCATCAGCGATCGGGTCGCATTGATCCGGAAGTACCGCTGGAGCAGGTCGGTGCCGGAGAGCGCCGATCGGAGGTCCTCGCGCACCTCGTCCGCAGCGAGATCGTCGACGATCCCTTCGAGGTCGATCTTCCGGTTCAGCGGCATCGAGAGCACGAAGCCGTTGTCGGCGACGGCGACGCGGACGTTCGCGGTCGCCTGCTGGGCGCAGTGATACGCCAGGAGCCGCGAGAGGCCGTCGTTGAACTTGCGCCCGTACGCCGAGTGGACGTAGTAGTGGCGCTCGTACTCGTCGTGGTCGCGCTCGACCTCGATCGTCAGTCGGTCGGTCGCGCTCACGCTCTCGGGCCCCGCGTACCGGATCTGGTAGTCGAACAGCCGCGCGATCGCCCGGACGCTATCGTCGTCCAAGGGGAACTCGCGCAGCCACGCGCGGATCATCGGCGGGCCGCCCTCGTCGTAGCGATCGAGCAACTCCCCCTGGAACCGGAGGATCTCAAGGCCGAGGTCGTACGAGAGCGGAAGCCGCTCGGAGTACCACGAGGGGACGGTCGGGCGGGCGCTCGTTCGATCGACGTACACCTTCGAGCCGCGACGGTACCGGTACTCGAAGTGGTCGCCGCCGAGCACGAAGACGTCACCCTTCTCCAGGGTGTCGAGGTAGCCCTCGTCGAGTTGGCCGACCCACTCGTCGCTCGCGCGGGTAAAGACGTCGCAGGTGAAGGAGTCCGGGATCGTCCCGATGTTGGTCATGTAGATCACCCGCGCGAGTCGGCCCCGCTTGCCGATCAGGGGCTCGCCCACGGGATAGGCCTCGTAGTGGTGTTGGCCGTCCGGCGGATCGTTCTCGTCGCGCCAGACTTTCGCGTAGACGTTCCGGTCTTCCATGCCGGCGTACTCGGCGGTGAGATACCGCATGAGCGACTCGAACTTCTCGTCGCCGTAGTCGCGGTACGGGTACGCACGCCGGAGGATCGCGTTCACCTCGGACTCGGGCCGGATCTCGGCGATCGCCATCCCGTAGACGTGCTGGGCGGCGACGTCCTGGGCGCTCTCGGGGATCGACACCGAGTCGACGAACCCCTCGTCGGCCTTCTTGAGCATGACCGCACACTCCAGCAGTTCGTCCCGATCGAGTGCGATCACTCGGCCGGCGACGGTCTGGCCGACGCGGTGGCCCGCCCGCCCGATCCGCTGGAGCAGGGCGGCGACCGACTTGGGGGAGCCGACCTGCACGACCAGATCGACGTGGGGCATGTCGATCCCCAGTTCGAGCGACGTCGAGGACGTTACGACGTCGAGGTCGCCGTCCTTCAGTCGCCCCTCGACGCCCTGACGGACGTCCTTCGAGAGGCTCCCGTGGTGACACCCCGAGTTCGTCTCGTCGTAGTCGTCGAACCGCTCGCGCAGGTTGTGTAAAACGCGTTCCGCGCCCGATCGGGTGTTCGTGAAGACGAGGGTGTTCGTGTGCGCCTGGATATGATCGTGGAGCATCCGGTAGAACCGCTCCTGGACCACCTCGCGGGACGTGTGAATCAGGTCGTCCGTCGGGCACTCGAGTTCGATGTCGAACTCGCGAGCGAAGCGGGCGTCGACGATTTCGTAGGGTCGCGGCTCGCGGATCACTTCGTTCCCCGCTCGCTCTTCCGAGGCGCAACGCGCCTCGCCCGACTCGCCTCCCGGTTCCTCCTGTCCCACGAGGAACTCGGCGACCTGCGAGAGGGGTTCGATCGTCGCCGAGCAGCCGATCCGCGTAATGTCGTGCTCGACCATCGCCTCGAGTCGTTCGAGGCTCACGGCGAGGTGGGTGCCGCGCTTTCCGTCCGCCAGCGAGTGGATTTCGTCGACGATGACGTACTCCACGGTGCGAAGCTTCTCTCGGAACTTCGGGGAGTTGAGCAGGATGGCGAGCGTCTCCGGCGTCGTGTTGAGGATGTGCGGCGTCTCCGCGAGCATCTTCTGGCGATCGCTCGAGTCCGTGTCCCCGTGGCGGATCGCGTGGCGAATCTCCCCCATCTCTTCGTCCCCGTCTCGATCGCGGACGATCGACTCGATCCCCTCGAGCGGCACCTCCAGGTTCCGGTGGATGTCGTTGGCGAGCGACTTGAGCGGGGAGACGTAGAGACAGTAGACGGAGTTTTCCAGGCCGTCTTCGGCGGCCCGATTGCGCCGGTAGAGTTCGTTGATGATCGACGTAAACGACGCGAGCGTTTTGCCAGATCCGGTCGGCGCGCAGATCAGCGTGTTCGTTCCCTCGTGAATGTTCGGGATCGCCCCCTCTTGGGGCGGCGTGAAGAACCCCTCGTTCTCGGGAACGAACTCGCCGAATTCCTCGAGCCACCACTGCTGGACCGCCGGTTCGAGCAGGTCGAAGACGTCTCGGTCCTCGATCGCGACGGCGTCCGGATCGAAGGGGAGGGAGTCGTCGGCGACCGGCAACTCGAGGTCCTCGTTCCCAACCATTATCGTTGGGTGCGGGACGTGTATGTAAGAGGGTTTGGCCAGCGGAGCGAAAGTGAAATCCCCGCGCGACGGCCGACCGGCGGTCCGACGCGCCGAAGCGTGCGATCGTCGCTGGCGGGCTTACGTGGCCGCGTTCACCCTCGTCCGGATACTACCTGCCCTCGAGCAGTTCTTCGCCTGACACGGGTTCGGGACCCCGGTGCCGATCGTCGGCGTCCGCGGTCCGGAATCGCTTAGCGGCTTTCGAACGCCGTCACGACTTCGATCCCGCTCGTCTCGTAGTCGGTCATCGCGGCGAGGCGATCCGACACGTCCTCGAGCCCGACCCGATTCGTGACCAGCCGCTCGGGTTCGAGCCGGCCCGCATCGATCATCCGGAGGAGTTCGTCGTACCGCGAGGGAGGCATTCCCCGCGAGCCGAGGAAGCTGACGTCCCAGCGGGTGATCTCGTCGATCGGCAGCGACACCTCGCCGCGCTCGGCGTCGGTCGTCAGGCCGACCTGGACGTGTGCACCTCGACTCCGGAGGCAGTCGACGCTGTTCCGGCAGGTTTCGGCCCGTCCGAGCGCGTCGACGGAGACGTGCGCGCCGCCGTCGGTGATCGCCTCGATTTCGGCGGCAACGTCGTCGACCGCGGACGCGTCGACGGTCGCGTCGGCCCCGAGGGTCGTCGCCATCGCGAGCGGTTCGTCCCGAACGTCCACCGCGACGACGCTCGCGCCGAGCGCGTCCGCGATCTGCACCGCCGCGAGTCCGAGCCCGCCGCAGCCGTGGACGGCTACCCGATCGCCGCCGTCGATGTCGGCGCGGTGAGCGAGCGCGTGGAAGGCGGTGACGTACCGACAGCCGAGCGCCGCGGCCTCCGTCGCCGAGACGCCGTCCGGCAGCCGAGCCGCGTTGAACTCGGCGTGAGGGACGTGGACCCGCTCCGCGAACGCGCCCGGGACGTCGGATTCGAACCCCAGCGCATAGCCGTCCTCGCAGACGTTCCCGTGACCGTTCCGACACTGGGCACAGGTCCCGTCTCCGAGATTGAACGGGACCGCCACCCGGTCGCCCGGCCCGAGCGCCTCGACCCGATCGCCGATCTCGACCACTCGTCCCGCGGGTTCGTGTCCCAGAATCTGCCCGATCGGCACCCGATCGTCGGCCCACTCGCCGTGGCCCCGCCAGGCGTGCCAGTCGCTGCGGCAGATCCCGCAGGCTTCGACGTCGACGACGACGCCGTGCGGGTCGGGTTCGGGCGGGTCCACGTCTTCGATCGCGAGCGGTTCGCCGTACTCCGCCAGCACTGCAGCGCGCATACTGTCGGCGACGGGTGCGGAGGTGTTAAACGATCGCTCGAACTGAACCGGTGACGAGCAGATTACGATCGTATTTCGAGCGAGATCACCGCGACGAACTCGGATTCGATCGCGCATCGGATCCACACCCTCTATCGACCGCGGTCGCAACGCTAATCCGAACCGACCCGTATCTCACGAGTATGAACGACGCTGCCGCCGATCGGTCGCCCGTTCGGAACCGCCTCGCACCACTCGGGCGACCCGAATCGGCCCGCGCGATCCGCGGAGGGGGCCGCCAGCCATGAGTCAGGCAGCCGATCGTTGGGACGACGTCTTCCGTATCCCCCGGTTCTTCGAGCGACTCGAAGCGGACGGCGGCATCTCTGTGATAGCGCTGGTGGAGGAGTTAAACGACAGTGGACAGGTCTCGATCGACGCCGGCGGCGTGGTCTACCACGATCGCGGCGTCCGGGTACCGGGATACGACGCCACGTTCGTCCACGAACCGACCGGCTCGCGCGGCCGGCCCGCGTTCAGCGTCGAGGTCGACACGATCGGGGCGCGCAACGCCTGGGAGAAGTTCGACGACACCCTGTCGTGGGACGCCTACCTCGTGCGGACGCAGGGGCTGGCGGCGCTGGCGTGGATCAGCGACGAGGAGTATCGGATCGAGGAGGCGGATCAGTTCCAGTCCAAGCAGGACGCGGTCGCGGCCGGCCGGTTCTCCTTCGGCGTCTTCCTCTACGACGAGTCGGAGTGGCAACAGCGAGTCGATCGACTCCGCGCGACGGACTCGCCGGCGTACCTCCTCTACGAGGACGGCGAACCGCTCTTCCCGCAAACGCAGGGGGAATTCTACCAGCGCGTCGACTCGTCGGTGTCCGAGTTCCGGATGAGCGGCGGGAACGCGCCTTCCTACCTCGGCGTCCTCGAACTCGAGGTTACGATCGACTGAGCGCGAGCGCGATCGGCGGACGCACCCACCTTACTCGTTCGGAGCCGAGTCGTACGCCGTATCGAAGAACGCGACCTCCAGTTCGACCGCCCGCCGGAACAGTCGATCGACGCGGGTTTCCCGTCGCAGCGAGAGTTCGGGACCGATCGCGTCGAGTTGGCCCCGCAACCAGTCGACGAACTCGCGGAACGGCGGAACCGCGTGGAGGTCGATCCATTCGGCGTAGTAGAACGGGAGGTCGGCCCCCGCGCTCGGCGGCCCGTCGGCGGCGGGATCGCCGTACTCGGCCGCCACCGCCGTCGCCCACTCCTCGTAGATCCACTCGGCCGGGACGAGCACTGCGAGCGTCTCCGCGTACCCGCCCTCGCGCGCCGCTCGCCCGAGCAGGTCGGCGAACGCGGCGGTGGTCTCGACGAGTTCGGGATCCCGCCGGCGCGATTCTGGGACGTCGAGGGCGTCGAACGAGCGCTGGAAGTAGTCGTTCTCCTCGTCGGTGACGGTGTCGAGAAACTCGACGAGCGGCCGTTTCGACGGCACGTCCGGCGCCTGGCCGATCGCGTACCCGAACGTTCCGACCAGTTCGTCCAGAAACGCGTAGTCCTGGACGAGGTACGCCGCGTACGTCTCCGGGGGGAGCGTTCCGGCCCCGAGCTCGTCCGTAAACGGGTGCTCGACGGCGGCCGTCCAGGCGGGTTCCGATCGCTCCCGGAGCCAGTCCGTAAACCGCGGGTCCGCTCCGTCGCTCTCGGCGACGTACTCCTGATACACGGCCGGGACGGCCTCGTCGGGTCCGTCACGGGCTCCCGTCGCGTTCACAGGCCCCACCCCTCCAGCGTGTAGGCCATCTCCCAAAATCGGTACTCGAGTTTCGCGCTGGTGAGGAACGCCTCCCGCATCGCGTCGTGCTCGCCCGGATACCGCTCCCCACAGCGATCGACGAACGCGCGACACCACTCCGTCGCCTCGCGGAACTCCTCGCTCGTGTACATCTCGATGAAGGGGGTATACCGGTGTCCCTCGTCGGCGAGGTCGGCCATGTGGCTGGCGACGTCGTAGTACCCCTGCATGCACGGGTACAGCGCCGCCGCGATTTCGGCGATCGACCCCTCGTAGGCGGTCCGCAGCAGAAAATTCGTGTACGCGACGCACGTCGGCGCCTTCTCGACCGACTCGAGCTCCGCCCGCGAGATGCCGTAATCGGCGGCGAACTCCCGGTGAAGGCCCATCTCGTGGTCGAGCACCTGGTGGGCGACGCCGAGCAGGTGCGTCATCGTCTCCTCGTCGCGGGCTTTCGTTCCGGCGATCGCGAACAGCCGCGCGTAATCGAGCAGGTACCGGTAATCCTGCTTCACCCAGTGTTCGAACGCCGCCTCGTCGAGCGTTCCGGCGGCCAGTTCGCGGACGAACGGATGCGCTTTCTGCGCCTCCCAGACGTGTTCACCCTCCTCGAGAAGCGTCTCGCTGAACGTCATCGATCGATCTGACGAGAGTCTCGCTCATATAACCCGCTGATATCATCCCGTTATCCCTCGGCGGACCGGTTCGACTGTTCAGCGGGGCACCCCGGCTGCTCGATGGTCCTATCTGGCCGGTCGATCGGACACTCCGACGCGATCGGACGCGATCGAGGCGGTACCGTCAGCGCCAATCGGCGATCGATTCGGTTTCGATCGTCGGGTCGGTTACCGGGCGGCGGGCTACAGCCGCTCGACCGTCTCCCTGGCGTTGATTCTGCCGGCGCCGACCTCGGGATCGCTTCGTCCGGGATCGCCCGCCGCACCGTGTTTGATCGCGGATTCGATCTGATTCGGGGTGGCCTCGGGATCGAGTTCGCGGACGAGCGCGACGAGTCCGGCGACCTGCGGCGCGGCCATCGACGTCCCGGCTTTCCACCCGTACGCGTCGCCCTCGATGCGGGGCGACGTCACCGAGAAGACCAGATTCGTCGGGTACGGCCAGTCGACGTCGGCGCCGGGGTCGACCGTCTTCTCGAGCGTCTCGTAGCCGCCGCCGGGTGCGCCGACGTCGATCTCGTTCGTCCCGTAGTCCGAGTAGAACGCGAGTTCGTCGTTCGGCGCGGTCGCGCTGACGCTCATCGCGCCCTGGACGCTGTTGGGGAGGCTGAACAACCCGCCCTGCTGGAGCCGCGTCTCGTCGTTGCCCGCGCTGGCGACGACGACCGTCCCCCGCTGCGTGGCGCGTTGGACAACCCGCTGGTAGGCGTTGCGCATCGTTCGAACGGTGTCGTCGCTCATCTCGCGCGGTTCGATCGGCGCGGTCCCGAGGCTGAGGTTCGCCGCGTCGTATCCGCGCTCGGCCGCGTGATCGATCGCGGTCAGCACGTCGCCGGTCGTCGTGGCCAGCGTCGGCTCGCCCTCGTCGTCGGTCGTCCACCAGAAGACGCGCAACGAGACGAGCGTCGCGTCCGGTGCCGTCCCGATCACATCGTCGCCGTCGGCCGCGGCCGCGATGCCGGCGACGTGCGTGCCGTGGCCCTCCTGATCGTCGGCGACGTGGAAGGTCGCGGTGTCGAGCGACGTCGGATCGGCGTAGTCGTCGGGTACGAGGACCTCGTCGACGCCCGACTCGACCGTGCCCTCGCGGAACAGCCGCCCCGCGTCTTCGTCGAGGTTCGGCGCGAGTTCGGGGTGGGCGGAGTCGATTCCGGTGTCGATCACCGCGACCGTCGCGCCGTCGCCGGTCGCGCGGGCGTTCGCCTCGACCGACTCGATCAGTTGCTTATCCCAGAGCAACTCCTCGTAAAAGGCGGGTTCGTCGACCGCCGACTCGGCCTCGGACCGGCCGCGTTCCAGTTCCGCGCCCGCGAGTTCGAGTCGGTAGTCGTGTGCGGCCCGCTGCACGCCCTCGATCGCTTCGAGGTCGTCCGCCGCATCTGCCGGTCCCCAGACGAGGGACACCGTTCCGTCCGCGAGCGAGCGATCGACGTCGAACGCCGTCTCCTCGAGACGGTCTTCGACGCCGCCGTTGCCGCCGACGACCAGGTACCGTTCCCGATCGTCCGCGCTAGTGACCCCGGCGACGCCGAGCAGTCCCAGTCCCGCACCGATACCCTTCAGGTACGTCCGTCGATCGAAATTCATGGCTGGATCGCTTCTATCCGGAAGCAGTCTGTGATAATTATATATCGCAATATAAATATACGTTATCCGGAAGTATCGTACCGTAACGATGATCGATGCCCTCCGGGCAGCAGCGCGAGAGCAGGGGGCGGAAAGACCGAGTACGCCGTGGCGAGTCGCTTTATGGGGAGGTAAGCGATCGGTGGGGATGGCGTACTCGAACGAGATGTTGCTCGGAGTGTCGCTGTCGATCTGGGGGAGAGTCGACAACGGTGCCGACATCCGTCGGCAGGCGATAGTTTCTCGGTCGAGGGTATAAATTTTGTCGTTCGGGAGAGAATTTTACCGAGGAATGACGAGCGGATCGATCGAAAGGGTGGCCGGTTAGAGCCGCTTGCTCACGTACGGTCCGTCCTGGTGGTAGCCGAGTTTGTTCCGGTAGTACTCCCGGGCACCGATGCCCGAGATGACGCTCAGTTTGTCGTAGCCCGCGCCGGCGGCAAGTTCCTCGGCGCACTCCATCAGTCGCTTCCCGTATCCCTGGTGTTGGTGCTGCCCGCGCTCGCTCTCGTCGCCCATGGCGACTTCGCTGCCGTAGACGTGGAGTTCGCGCACGAGGGCGGCGTTTTCGAGTTCCCCTCGGACCGGGTCGTTCGGGAACCGCAGCCGACAGAAGCCGACGAGGAGGTCCTTCTCGAAATCCTCGAAGGAGATGAAGTGCTCCGTCCCGCCGCAGGCCTCGTAGGTCGTGACGTCGAGTTCGATGGTCTCGGGATCCTCGTCATTCATCCCGACCTCACGACAGCGGATGCACTCGCAGGTCCAGCCGTGGTCCGCCATGCGCTGTCGGGCGAGTTGCCGCAGGTTCGACTTCCAGACGCCGGCGTCGATGAAGTCCGCCGGAATGTCCCGCTGGACGCGCTGGAGGCGCGTATAGCGCGGGATCATGTCCTTGATCTCCGCGACCAGCTCCGCGGCCTCCTCGTTTCCGAGCGGTTCGTACTCGTCTTTGTACCACCAGTCGTAGGTCGCGGTGCCGCGGACGACCAGCGTCGGGTAGATCTTCAGGTAGTCCGGCTTCCACTGCTCAGACTCGAAGATGCGCCGGAAGTCCTCCAGACACATCTCCTTCGACATGCCGGGTTGGCCGGGCATCATGTGGAAGCCGACCTTGAACGCCGCGTCGCGCAGGCGCTGGTTGGCCTCCATCGACTCCTGGACGCCGTGGCCGCGGTGCATCTCGCGGTTGATCCGCTCGTAGGTCGTCTGGACCCCGACCTCGACCTTCGTTCCACCCAGATCGAGCATCCGATCGATCTGCTCGGGATCGCACCAGTCCGGTTTGGTCTCGAACGTGGTCCCGATGTTGCGGACGTCCGCGGTCTCGTTCTCCGCGATGACGTCCTCGACGTACCGCCACTCGTACTCGTCGGGATCCTGCGCAAAGCTCTCGCCTTCGGCGGGTTCGGGCTCCTTCTCGACGTCGAAGTCGTTCATCGCCTCCAGCGCGCGCTTGACGAACCACTCCTGGTAGTCGTGGCTGCGGGCGGTCATCGTCCCGCCCATCAGGATGAGTTCGACCTTGTCGACGGGGTGACCGATCTCGCGGAGTTGTTCCAGTCGGAGCGTCACCTGCCCGTAGGGATCGTAGTCGTTTTGCACTCCGCGGGCGGCCGCGGGTTCCTCGCCGGTGTAGCTCTGCGAGGAGGAGAACTCCGAGTCCGGGCCGCCCGGACAGTAGAGGCACTTTCCGTGGGGGCACCGCTCCGGCGACGTCATGATCGCGACCGGCGAGACCCCCGACGCGGTTCGGACCGGCTTGCGCTGGAGCACCGCCTCGAGTTCCTCGCGGTGCTCTCGGGACGCGTAATCCAGCAGCTCCGAATTCTTCGGCACCTTCGGCGCCGAGTGCTCCGAACAGGCCTCGAGTTTGGCCGTCTCGACCTCGTCGCGTTCGATCTCGCCCGCGAGGATCCGCTCGACGAGCGACTCGCAGACCCGCTCGAACGCGTCCGTCTCGGTCGGATCGGAATCGGGCGTCTCGGTGCTCACTACACGGGATTGGTCGCCCGTCGCGAATAAGCGTGTCGGACTCGCGACCGCTCGCGTGCGAGTACGGCCCCGACGCGGATCTACGGATAGTGGAGGGGATCGACGATGGTGAGGATGTGCATGCTGATTATTCGCGCAACGATAAAATGTATCTTGGGGACTGGGAAGTCTGCTTGTAAACGGCAGAGAACGCGCCATCTGCTTGAAAAACGTCGTCGGGAAAGGACGTTTCGACGCCTACGATCGATCGCCAGTAGACGATCTTCTCCGAGCATATTTTAGACCGGACGGACCCCTCGGGGATCGTCCCGGTGAAGGCGCTCTCTACGCCGATCGCCGAAGCGTAGGGCCGAATCCATAACTCGGTCGGAAGTCGAAAGGCCACGATTTAAGTACAGTTGCTGGGAAGGGTGCGATAACTAGATGCCCGATTTGTCGGTCGTAGTTGCCGCTGTCGTCTTACCGTTTCTCGCTGCCGGCTGTACACCGTTCCTGTTTCGTATCCTCGGCGAGCGCACCGGCTATGCAGGCGTGGCCGTGGCGCTGACGAGCTTCCTCCTGCTCGTCACCCAGTACGGAAGCGAAGGGACGGTCGGACTCTCCTGGATCTCGGCGCCCACCGCGTCGCCGCCGCTCGACATCGCGCTCCGCTTTCACGTCGACGGCTGGGCACTGCTGTTCGCGCTGCTCGCCTGCGGGATCGGCGCGCTCGTCTTCCTCTACTCGCCCGCGTACCTCCACGAGGGAGAGGGGCTCGCCAGGTACTATACCGCCTTACTCGCCTTCATGGGCTCGATCGTCGGCGTCGCGCTGGCCGCCGACCTGGTCGCCATCTTCCTCTTCTGGGAACTCACCAGCCTCTGTTCGTTCGTGCTGATCGGCTATCACACCGGCGACGACTCCTCGCAGTACGCCGCGCGGATGGCCATGCTCGTCACCGTCGGCGGCGGCCTCTTCCTGCTCGTCGGCTTCCTCCTGCTGGCGTCGGTCGCCGGCGACGTTCTCGGGACCGAATCGGCGTTCAACCTCGCCGCGATGCTCGAAAACTCCGACGCGATCGCCGGCGCGCTCCGCGATCGCGGGCTGTTCCTGCCGGTGCTCGGCCTGATCGCGATCGGCGCCGGAACCAAGTCCGCGCAGGTGCCACTGCACTTCTGGCTGCCGAACGCCATGGCGGCACCCACGCCCGTCTCGGCCTTCCTGCACTCGGCGACGATGGTGAAAGTCGGCGTCTACTTCGTCGGTCGCGTGCGGCCGCTGTTCGTCGGTCCCGAGTGGCTCCTCCTGTTCGCGACGCTCGGCCTGGTGACCATGACCGTCTGCGCGCTGCTGGCCGTCGCCG
It includes:
- a CDS encoding tRNA uridine(34) 5-carboxymethylaminomethyl modification radical SAM/GNAT enzyme Elp3 — encoded protein: MSTETPDSDPTETDAFERVCESLVERILAGEIERDEVETAKLEACSEHSAPKVPKNSELLDYASREHREELEAVLQRKPVRTASGVSPVAIMTSPERCPHGKCLYCPGGPDSEFSSSQSYTGEEPAAARGVQNDYDPYGQVTLRLEQLREIGHPVDKVELILMGGTMTARSHDYQEWFVKRALEAMNDFDVEKEPEPAEGESFAQDPDEYEWRYVEDVIAENETADVRNIGTTFETKPDWCDPEQIDRMLDLGGTKVEVGVQTTYERINREMHRGHGVQESMEANQRLRDAAFKVGFHMMPGQPGMSKEMCLEDFRRIFESEQWKPDYLKIYPTLVVRGTATYDWWYKDEYEPLGNEEAAELVAEIKDMIPRYTRLQRVQRDIPADFIDAGVWKSNLRQLARQRMADHGWTCECIRCREVGMNDEDPETIELDVTTYEACGGTEHFISFEDFEKDLLVGFCRLRFPNDPVRGELENAALVRELHVYGSEVAMGDESERGQHQHQGYGKRLMECAEELAAGAGYDKLSVISGIGAREYYRNKLGYHQDGPYVSKRL